A single Carnobacterium inhibens subsp. inhibens DSM 13024 DNA region contains:
- the mltG gene encoding endolytic transglycosylase MltG, with amino-acid sequence MSKRNDNNQIQNHKEVKIQPTDKVTERQKEKKLVKRIVLSITAAFIILVVLFGLIGYQYVTTSLEPLDKNDQTEKIIEIPTGSSSKDIAQILQNNNIIKSAIVFSYYVRMNNETGFQAGNYEFSPSMSLDTIISQLQEGGTVAEYKGNKVLVKEGITIDQIADAIAATTDYSKEDFLTVIKDEAFLTKMKTNYPELLTSALEAEDTRYRLEGYLFPATYDFPEEMSLEELVENMISKMDEVMQEYYPKIKESNRNVHDVLTIASLVEREGFTLEDRKLIAGVFNNRLEINMPLQTDIAVLYALDEHKEYVSNNDVAVESPYNLYVHPGFGPGPVDSPSADAIKATLEPTESEYLYFLADMSTGKIYYAETYQQHLEYKAEYVD; translated from the coding sequence TTGTCAAAAAGAAATGACAACAATCAAATACAAAATCATAAAGAAGTCAAAATCCAGCCAACTGATAAAGTTACAGAAAGACAAAAAGAAAAAAAGTTAGTGAAAAGAATTGTACTTAGCATTACAGCGGCATTTATTATACTAGTCGTCCTTTTTGGACTAATCGGGTATCAATATGTTACAACTTCCTTAGAGCCATTAGACAAGAATGATCAAACAGAGAAAATAATTGAAATTCCTACGGGTTCTAGTTCGAAAGATATTGCCCAAATTTTACAAAATAATAACATCATAAAGAGTGCAATCGTATTTAGCTATTACGTTCGTATGAATAACGAAACAGGATTCCAAGCAGGAAATTATGAATTTTCACCATCGATGTCTCTTGATACAATCATTAGTCAACTTCAAGAAGGTGGTACTGTTGCTGAATATAAAGGGAATAAAGTATTGGTTAAAGAAGGTATTACAATTGATCAAATTGCTGATGCTATTGCTGCAACTACCGATTACAGTAAAGAAGATTTCTTAACTGTCATTAAGGATGAGGCTTTTTTAACTAAAATGAAAACAAACTATCCAGAATTATTAACCTCAGCTTTAGAAGCTGAAGATACTAGATATCGTTTAGAAGGATACTTATTTCCTGCTACTTATGATTTTCCAGAAGAGATGTCGTTGGAAGAGTTAGTAGAAAATATGATCAGTAAAATGGATGAAGTAATGCAAGAATATTATCCTAAAATTAAAGAATCAAATAGAAATGTACATGATGTTTTAACGATTGCATCATTAGTTGAGCGTGAAGGTTTTACATTAGAAGATCGAAAACTAATTGCTGGAGTTTTTAATAATCGCTTAGAAATTAATATGCCTTTACAAACAGATATAGCTGTTCTTTACGCACTAGATGAACATAAAGAATATGTATCGAATAATGATGTTGCAGTAGAGTCACCTTACAACCTGTATGTTCATCCTGGATTTGGTCCCGGCCCTGTCGATAGTCCAAGTGCTGATGCAATAAAAGCTACACTGGAGCCTACTGAATCAGAGTATTTATACTTTTTAGCAGATATGAGTACAGGGAAAATTTACTATGCGGAGACATA